A genome region from Erigeron canadensis isolate Cc75 chromosome 3, C_canadensis_v1, whole genome shotgun sequence includes the following:
- the LOC122592870 gene encoding proline--tRNA ligase, cytoplasmic-like, translating into MATKANKSNAVAKSSKGRKKETGLGLTNTKDGNFGEWYSEVVINGEMIEYYEISGCYILRPWTMAIWEIMQNYFDPEIKKMKIKPCYFPLFVSNNVLQKEKDHVEGFAPEVAWVTRSGDSDLEVPIAIRPTSETVMYPYFSKWIRGHRDLPLKLNQWCNVVRWEFSNPTPFIRSREFLWQEGHTAHATKEEADIEVLEILELYRRLYEEYLAVPVVKGKKSELEKFAGGLYTTSVEAFIPNTGRGVQGATSHCLGQNFAKMFEINFEDEKGEKAMVWQNSWAYSTRTLGVMVMVHGDDKGLVLPPKVSAVQVIVIHVPFKDADVKEIMNACSETVKTLCDMGIRAEADLRENYSPGWKYSHWEMKGVPLRIEIGPKDLANKQVRTVRRDNGAKVDVPMAELADKVKVLLEDIQQNMFTVAKQKRDACIQVTKTWDEFIVALGQKKLILAPWCDEEEVEKQVKAKTKEESGACKTLCSPFDQPEMPEGTLCFASGKPAKKWTYWGRSY; encoded by the exons ATGGCTACGAAAGCTAACAAATCAAATGCTGTTGCTAAATCCAGTA AGGGAAGGAAGAAGGAGACTGGTCTGGGTCTTACTAATACTAAAGACGGAAATTTTGGGGAGTGGTATTCTGAG GTTGTTATAAATGGTGAAATGATTGAATACTATGAAATATCTGGCTGTTACATCCTTCGACCATGGACAATGGCCATTTGGGAGATAATGCAG AACTACTTCGATCcggaaataaagaaaatgaagattaAACCTTGCTACTTCCCCCTTTTTGTATCCAATAATGTTCTACAAAAGGAGAAGGATCATGTGGAGGGTTTTGCTCCTGAG GTAGCTTGGGTCACAAGATCCGGTGACTCTGATTTGGAAGTTCCTATTGCCATCCGCCCAACTAGCGAAACTGTCATGTATCCATATTTTTCTAAGTGGATCAGGGGACATCGTGACTTGCccttaaaacttaatcaatggTGCAATGTTGTTCGATGGGAGTTCAGTAACCCTACTCCATTTATCAG GAGTCGCGAGTTTCTTTGGCAAGAAGGGCACACTGCTCATGCAACAAAGGAGGAGGCAGACATTGAG GTTCTTGAAATTCTAGAACTTTATAGGCGACTGTATGAGGAGTACCTGGCTGTACCTGTTGTGAAAGGAAAGAAGAGTGAACTTGAGAAATTTGCTGGTGGTCTGTATACAACCAGTGTTGAG GCCTTCATTCCAAATACAGGTCGTGGTGTACAGGGTGCAACATCCCATTGCTTAGGCCAGAATTTTGCTAAGATGTTTGAGATAAATTTCGAGGATGAAAAGGGAGAGAAGGCTATGGTCTGGCAGAATTCTTGGGCATACAGTACTAGAACG CTTGGGGTGATGGTAATGGTGCACGGTGATGATAAAGGCTTGGTCCTGCCTCCAAAAGTTTCAGCAGTACAAGTTATTGTGATTCACGTGCCTTTCAAAGATGCAGACGTCAAAGAAATAATGAACGCCTGTTCAGAGACTGTAAAAACTCTATGTGACATGGGTATACGTGCGGAAGCAGATCTCAGAGAGAATTATTCTCCTGGGTGGAAGTATTCTCACTGGGAAATGAAAGGTGTCCCCTTGAGGATTGAAATAGGACCTAAAGATCTTGCTAATAAACAG GTGCGCACTGTTCGTCGGGACAATGGAGCAAAGGTTGATGTTCCTATGGCGGAATTGGCTGATAAAGTGAAGGTTCTTTTGGAAGATATTCAGCAAAACATGTTCACCGTTGCTAAGCAAAAACGGGATGCATGTATTCAAGTTACAAAAACCTGGGACGAATTTATTGTAGCTTTGGGCCAAAAGAAGTTGATCTTGGCTCCATGGTGTGATGAAGAG GAAGTTGAGAAGCAAGTGAAAGCCAAGACAAAAGAAGAGTCGGGAGCTTGTAAGACGCTTTGCTCTCCGTTTGATCAGCCTGAAATGCCTGAAG GCACATTATGCTTTGCGTCAGGAAAACCTGCTAAGAAATGGACTTACTGGGGACGAAGTTATTAA